A stretch of Gopherus evgoodei ecotype Sinaloan lineage chromosome 19, rGopEvg1_v1.p, whole genome shotgun sequence DNA encodes these proteins:
- the LOC115637404 gene encoding vegetative cell wall protein gp1-like: protein MCSPPSASRALPPSERFPGTTPRAPPSRFPVTTPHVPPERLSLRAPPERLAPMCPREPASRFPGTTPHVHPERLPLRSPPPASRTLRAPRALAPREPPSRFLGTTPRKPPPELLPPHVPPERLPPTSRALPLPSSSPSCAPESPPCFPGTRCAPAPFRTHPRSPPKSPLLQLSSSSSPFPPLPPDIYPFPQPLSPLHFLSSKAWSGLCVPFLPPCLHEAFLFPSTFPLASSYPTHPLVGGDPAPSFPKSDYYSPSQRVALHSHRGQLFGAAAWYYLSVMCHAHLWCLLGSPAK, encoded by the exons ATGTGCTCCCCTCCGAGCGCTTCCCGGGCACTACCCCCCTCCGAGCGCTTCCCGGGCACTACCCCCCGAGCGCCCCCCTCCCGCTTCCCGGTCACtaccccccatgtgccccccgagCGCTTATCCCTCCGAGCGCCCCCCGAGCGCTTAGCCCCCATGTGCCCCCGAGAGCCCGCCTCCCGCTTCCCGGGCACTACCCCCCATGTGCACCCCGAGCGCTTACCCCTCCGA AGCCCCCCTCCCGCTTCCCGGACACTACGCGCCCCCCGAGCACTTGCCCCCCGAGAGCCGCCCTCCCGTTTCCTGGGCACTACCCCTCGAAAGCCCCCCCCTGAGCTCTTAcccccccatgtgccccctgagaggctccctcccacttcccgggCACTACCCCTCCCGAGCTCTTCCCCCTCATGTGCCCCCGAGAGCCCCCCCTGCTTCCCGggcaca AGATGCGCCCCCGCCCCTTTCAGGACACACCCTAGAAGCCCCCCTAAGTCCCCTCTCCTGCAGCttagcagctcctcctccccatttcccccactccctcctgacATCTACCCTTTCCCACAGCCCTTGAGTCCTCTCCATTTTCTCTCTTCCAAAGCCTGGTCTGGTCTCTGtgtccctttcctccccccttgCCTCCATGAGGCCTTCCTGTTCCCATCAACCTTCCCCCTGGCATCTAGCTATCCCACTCACCCTTTGGTTGGAGGTGATCCTGCTCCATCCTTCCCCAAGAGTGACTACTACTCCCCATCCCAGAGAGTTGCTCTCCACAGCCATAGAGggcagctgtttggggcagcagcTTGGTATTACTTGTCTGTTATGTGCCATGCACACTTGTGGTGCCTCCTGGGGAGCCCTGCAAAGTGA